Proteins encoded by one window of Lathyrus oleraceus cultivar Zhongwan6 chromosome 1, CAAS_Psat_ZW6_1.0, whole genome shotgun sequence:
- the LOC127132294 gene encoding TMV resistance protein N isoform X1 → MMKDKSYSVQVTTLPLNGTVGAFAPPHPLHQTSPLISFTGNLYKALTDKGIRTFIDDRELQRGKEITPSLVKAIEESRIVIPVFSTNYASSSFCLDELVHINECVNRKGRLVLPVFYGVDPSHVRHQTGSFGEGLDKLEDRFQNNMERLKNWKLALNQVANLSGYHFNIRNEYEYEFIGKIVQEVSNKIYRGPLHVAHYPVGLESRLLQLMSRLDVESDHGIQMLGIYGIGGLGKSTLARAVYNLIADRFECLCFLHNVRENSAKHGLEQLQEKILSKTVDLDIKIGDVSEGIPIIKQRLQRKKVLLILDDVDKLKQLQVMAGGLDWFGPGSIVIITTRDQHLLASHGIYKKYQVQALNKKESLELLSWKAFKHTAVASSYDDILDHAIAYASGLPLVLEVLGPNLFGKNIEEWKSILHMYERIPNREVQKKLKVSFDALEEDEQGVFLDIAYFFKGYDLREVKDILCAHHGQCIDYLIGVLVEKNLIKIIHLDSHATVTLHDLIEDMGKEIVRQESPKKPGKRSRLWFYEDIVKVFEENLGTSQIEIIYLKFPLFEEEVDNEEEVEWKGDELKKMKNLKTLIIKNGRFSRAPEQLPNSLRVLEWPGYPSKYMPCDFCPKKLSICKLSENGFTSFELSGSLKKRFLHLKKLNIDNSGCITQILDVSGLPNLEEFSFRKCENLVTVHDSIGFLNKLKILDAFGCSKLKSFPPLKLTSLEELELSYCKSLENFPEILGKMENLTDIFFVDTSIQELPFSFQNLTRLRNLRLWVREKRILQNNIPMKPKLLIDASGCLSPKPNDKLSSRVSSNLQTLGLPQCNPSNEFLSLILTWFANVEYVDLSGNNFTTLLKCLEECCFVISLNLNGCKYLREIHGIPPKLKRLSALQCKSLTAMSRSMLLNQEVHEYGGTEFILPSTSIPEWFEHRSRGPSISFWFRNKRPSVALFVVCKSKRNKYESYSTRNKCYNNELISLKVKLFINGYKYRYCKLEVKQGHTHVYDLQLHDMGLRFAPDNDGVLSPTEWFQVEVRYVGSMVNSLRIKSGIHVFTHKSSMEDIQFNDPYKREKQFFWVLNLYTYV, encoded by the exons ATGATGAAAGATAAGAGTTACAGTGTACAAGTTACAACTCTACCTCTGAACGGTACTGTCGGAGCCTTCGCTCCTCCGCACCCCCTGCATCAAACGTCTCCACTTATCA GCTTTACAGGAAATCTCTACAAAGCTCTCACTGACAAGGGAATCCGGACCTTCATTGATGACAGGGAGCTTCAGAGAGGGAAAGAAATCACACCCTCACTTGTAAAGGCAATTGAAGAATCAAGGATTGTCATTCCTGTGTTCTCTACCAACTATGCTTCTTCTTCATTTTGCTTAGATGAACTTGTCCATATCAATGAGTGTGTCAATAGGAAGGGTCGTTTGGTTTTACCTGTATTCTATGGCGTGGATCCTTCTCACGTGCGTCATCAAACTGGAAGCTTCGGAGAAGGATTGGATAAGCTGGAAGACAGGTTTCAAAATAACATGGAGAGGTTGAAGAATTGGAAGTTGGCTCTTAATCAAGTAGCTAACTTGTCTGGCTACCATTTCAATATTCG GAATGAATATGAATACGAGTTTATTGGGAAAATAGTCCAAGAGGTCTCCAACAAGATCTACCGTGGTCCTTTACATGTTGCACATTACCCCGTTGGACTCGAGTCTCGGCTACTTCAGTTAATGTCGCGTCTAGATGTTGAATCTGATCATGGAATCCAAATGTTGGGGATCTACGGAATTGGCGGATTAGGTAAAAGCACACTTGCACGGGCAGTTTATAATTTGATTGCCGACAGGTTTGAATGTTTATGTTTTCTCCATAATGTTAGAGAAAATTCAGCTAAACACGGCTTAGAACAACTCCAAGAGAAGATTCTTTCCAAAACAGTTGACTTGGATATTAAGATAGGAGATGTTAGTGAAGGAATTCCGATAATAAAGCAAAGGCTACAACGAAAGAAGGTTCTTTTGATTCTGGACGATGTTGACAAATTGAAGCAACTGCAAGTTATGGCTGGAGGACTTGATTGGTTCGGTCCTGGCAGCATAGTGATCATTACCACTCGAGACCAACATTTGCTAGCAAGTCATGGaatttataaaaaatatcaaGTCCAGGCATTAAATAAAAAAGAATCTCTTGAATTGCTCAGCTGGAAGGCTTTTAAACATACGGCAGTTGCTTCGAGCTATGATGACATTTTAGACCATGCAATAGCTTATGCTTCTGGCCTTCCATTGGTTTTAGAAGTATTAGGTCCCAACTTGTTTGGAAAGAATATAGAAGAATGGAAATCTATATTACATATGTATGAAAGGATTCCTAATAGAGAGGTCCAAAAGAAACTTAAAGTAAGCTTTGATGCTCTGGAGGAAGACGAGCAGGGTGTTTTTCTCGACATTGCATATTTCTTCAAAGGGTATGATTTGAGAGAGGTCAAAGATATACTTTGTGCTCATCATGGCCAATGCATAGACTATCTTATCGGTGTCTTGGTCGAGAAAAATCTCATCAAGATTATTCATTTGGATTCACATGCTACTGTGACATTACATGACTTAATAGAGGACATGGGTAAAGAAATTGTACGACAAGAATCACCCAAAAAGCCTGGAAAACGCAGTAGGTTGTGGTTCTATGAGGATATAGTTAAAGTTTTTGAAGAAAATTTG GGAACAAGTCAAATTGAAATTATATATTTGAAATTCCCACTATTTGAAGAGGAGGTCGACAACGAAGAAGAGGTAGAATGGAAAGGAGATGAACTGAAGAAGATGAAAAACCTCAAAACACTTATTATAAAAAATGGTCGCTTTTCTAGAGCTCCTGAACAACTTCCAAATAGTTTAAGAGTTTTGGAATGGCCTGGATATCCTTCAAAGTATATGCCATGTGATTTTTGTCCAAAGAAGCTTTCCATATGCAAGCTATCTGAAAATGGCtttacttcatttgagctgtcTGGCTCATTAAAAAAG AGGTTTCTACATCTGAAAAAGTTAAATATAGACAACTCTGGATGTATAACACAAATACTTGATGTATCTGGTCTCCCAAATTTAGAAGAATTTTCGTTTCGAAAATGTGAGAATTTAGTCACAGTTCACGATTCTATTGGGTTCCTCAATAAGTTGAAAATATTAGATGCATTTGGTTGCAGCAAGCTAAAGAGTTTTCCACCTTTGAAATTGACATCTCTAGAAGAATTGGAACTTTCATATTGTAAAAGTCTTGAGAATTTTCCTGAAATATTAGGAAAGATGGAAAATTTAACTGACATTTTTTTCGTGGACACCTCCATTCAAGAATTGCCATTCTCATTTCAAAATCTTACTCGACTTCGTAATTTAAGATTATGGGTACGCGAAAAGCGCATACTACAAAACAACATTCCCATGAAACCAAAACTATTGATCGATGCTTCAGGTTGTTTGTCGCCAAAACCAAATGATAAACTGAGCTCGAGAGTCTCTTCAAATCTACAAACGCTTGGACTCCCACAATGTAACCCGTCAAATGAATTTCTTTCATTAATTCTAACATGGTTTGCTAATGTGGAATATGTAGATCTATCAGGAAATAATTTCACAACTCTTCTGAAATGTCTCGAAGAATGCTGCTTTGTGATTTCCCTTAATTTGAATGGTTGCAAGTATCTTCGAGAAATTCATGGGATTCCACCAAAGTTAAAGCGTTTATCTGCATTACAATGCAAATCTTTGACAGCCATGAGTAGAAGCATGCTACTGAATCAg GAAGTGCATGAGTATGGAGGGACTGAGTTTATTTTGCCAAGTACAAGTATTCCAGAGTGGTTTGAGCACCGAAGTAGGGGACCATCAATTTCTTTTTGGTTTCGTAATAAACGCCCTTCCGTAGCTCTCTTTGTGGTATGTAAATCGAAGCGGAATAAATATGAGTCATACTCAACACGTAACAAGTGCTACAATAATGAACTAATTTCATTAAAGGTCAAATTGTTCATCAATGGCTACAAATATAGATATTGCAAACTTGAGGTAAAACAAGGCCATACACATGTGTATGATTTGCAACTGCATGACATGGGTCTCAGATTTGCACCGGACAACGACGGAGTTTTGTCACCAACTGAATGGTTCCAAGTAGAGGTTAGGTATGTAGGTTCAATGGTGAATTCACTTCGTATAAAAAGCGGAATCCACGTATTCACGCACAAAAGTAGCATGGAAGATATTCAATTCAATGACCCTTATAAAAGAGAAAAGCAGTTTTTTTGGGTGTTGAATTTGTATACTTATGTTTGA
- the LOC127132294 gene encoding disease resistance protein Roq1 isoform X6, with the protein MERLKNWKLALNQVANLSGYHFNIRNEYEYEFIGKIVQEVSNKIYRGPLHVAHYPVGLESRLLQLMSRLDVESDHGIQMLGIYGIGGLGKSTLARAVYNLIADRFECLCFLHNVRENSAKHGLEQLQEKILSKTVDLDIKIGDVSEGIPIIKQRLQRKKVLLILDDVDKLKQLQVMAGGLDWFGPGSIVIITTRDQHLLASHGIYKKYQVQALNKKESLELLSWKAFKHTAVASSYDDILDHAIAYASGLPLVLEVLGPNLFGKNIEEWKSILHMYERIPNREVQKKLKVSFDALEEDEQGVFLDIAYFFKGYDLREVKDILCAHHGQCIDYLIGVLVEKNLIKIIHLDSHATVTLHDLIEDMGKEIVRQESPKKPGKRSRLWFYEDIVKVFEENLGTSQIEIIYLKFPLFEEEVDNEEEVEWKGDELKKMKNLKTLIIKNGRFSRAPEQLPNSLRVLEWPGYPSKYMPCDFCPKKLSICKLSENGFTSFELSGSLKKRFLHLKKLNIDNSGCITQILDVSGLPNLEEFSFRKCENLVTVHDSIGFLNKLKILDAFGCSKLKSFPPLKLTSLEELELSYCKSLENFPEILGKMENLTDIFFVDTSIQELPFSFQNLTRLRNLRLWVREKRILQNNIPMKPKLLIDASGCLSPKPNDKLSSRVSSNLQTLGLPQCNPSNEFLSLILTWFANVEYVDLSGNNFTTLLKCLEECCFVISLNLNGCKYLREIHGIPPKLKRLSALQCKSLTAMSRSMLLNQEVHEYGGTEFILPSTSIPEWFEHRSRGPSISFWFRNKRPSVALFVVCKSKRNKYESYSTRNKCYNNELISLKVKLFINGYKYRYCKLEVKQGHTHVYDLQLHDMGLRFAPDNDGVLSPTEWFQVEVRYVGSMVNSLRIKSGIHVFTHKSSMEDIQFNDPYKREKQFFWVLNLYTYV; encoded by the exons ATGGAGAGGTTGAAGAATTGGAAGTTGGCTCTTAATCAAGTAGCTAACTTGTCTGGCTACCATTTCAATATTCG GAATGAATATGAATACGAGTTTATTGGGAAAATAGTCCAAGAGGTCTCCAACAAGATCTACCGTGGTCCTTTACATGTTGCACATTACCCCGTTGGACTCGAGTCTCGGCTACTTCAGTTAATGTCGCGTCTAGATGTTGAATCTGATCATGGAATCCAAATGTTGGGGATCTACGGAATTGGCGGATTAGGTAAAAGCACACTTGCACGGGCAGTTTATAATTTGATTGCCGACAGGTTTGAATGTTTATGTTTTCTCCATAATGTTAGAGAAAATTCAGCTAAACACGGCTTAGAACAACTCCAAGAGAAGATTCTTTCCAAAACAGTTGACTTGGATATTAAGATAGGAGATGTTAGTGAAGGAATTCCGATAATAAAGCAAAGGCTACAACGAAAGAAGGTTCTTTTGATTCTGGACGATGTTGACAAATTGAAGCAACTGCAAGTTATGGCTGGAGGACTTGATTGGTTCGGTCCTGGCAGCATAGTGATCATTACCACTCGAGACCAACATTTGCTAGCAAGTCATGGaatttataaaaaatatcaaGTCCAGGCATTAAATAAAAAAGAATCTCTTGAATTGCTCAGCTGGAAGGCTTTTAAACATACGGCAGTTGCTTCGAGCTATGATGACATTTTAGACCATGCAATAGCTTATGCTTCTGGCCTTCCATTGGTTTTAGAAGTATTAGGTCCCAACTTGTTTGGAAAGAATATAGAAGAATGGAAATCTATATTACATATGTATGAAAGGATTCCTAATAGAGAGGTCCAAAAGAAACTTAAAGTAAGCTTTGATGCTCTGGAGGAAGACGAGCAGGGTGTTTTTCTCGACATTGCATATTTCTTCAAAGGGTATGATTTGAGAGAGGTCAAAGATATACTTTGTGCTCATCATGGCCAATGCATAGACTATCTTATCGGTGTCTTGGTCGAGAAAAATCTCATCAAGATTATTCATTTGGATTCACATGCTACTGTGACATTACATGACTTAATAGAGGACATGGGTAAAGAAATTGTACGACAAGAATCACCCAAAAAGCCTGGAAAACGCAGTAGGTTGTGGTTCTATGAGGATATAGTTAAAGTTTTTGAAGAAAATTTG GGAACAAGTCAAATTGAAATTATATATTTGAAATTCCCACTATTTGAAGAGGAGGTCGACAACGAAGAAGAGGTAGAATGGAAAGGAGATGAACTGAAGAAGATGAAAAACCTCAAAACACTTATTATAAAAAATGGTCGCTTTTCTAGAGCTCCTGAACAACTTCCAAATAGTTTAAGAGTTTTGGAATGGCCTGGATATCCTTCAAAGTATATGCCATGTGATTTTTGTCCAAAGAAGCTTTCCATATGCAAGCTATCTGAAAATGGCtttacttcatttgagctgtcTGGCTCATTAAAAAAG AGGTTTCTACATCTGAAAAAGTTAAATATAGACAACTCTGGATGTATAACACAAATACTTGATGTATCTGGTCTCCCAAATTTAGAAGAATTTTCGTTTCGAAAATGTGAGAATTTAGTCACAGTTCACGATTCTATTGGGTTCCTCAATAAGTTGAAAATATTAGATGCATTTGGTTGCAGCAAGCTAAAGAGTTTTCCACCTTTGAAATTGACATCTCTAGAAGAATTGGAACTTTCATATTGTAAAAGTCTTGAGAATTTTCCTGAAATATTAGGAAAGATGGAAAATTTAACTGACATTTTTTTCGTGGACACCTCCATTCAAGAATTGCCATTCTCATTTCAAAATCTTACTCGACTTCGTAATTTAAGATTATGGGTACGCGAAAAGCGCATACTACAAAACAACATTCCCATGAAACCAAAACTATTGATCGATGCTTCAGGTTGTTTGTCGCCAAAACCAAATGATAAACTGAGCTCGAGAGTCTCTTCAAATCTACAAACGCTTGGACTCCCACAATGTAACCCGTCAAATGAATTTCTTTCATTAATTCTAACATGGTTTGCTAATGTGGAATATGTAGATCTATCAGGAAATAATTTCACAACTCTTCTGAAATGTCTCGAAGAATGCTGCTTTGTGATTTCCCTTAATTTGAATGGTTGCAAGTATCTTCGAGAAATTCATGGGATTCCACCAAAGTTAAAGCGTTTATCTGCATTACAATGCAAATCTTTGACAGCCATGAGTAGAAGCATGCTACTGAATCAg GAAGTGCATGAGTATGGAGGGACTGAGTTTATTTTGCCAAGTACAAGTATTCCAGAGTGGTTTGAGCACCGAAGTAGGGGACCATCAATTTCTTTTTGGTTTCGTAATAAACGCCCTTCCGTAGCTCTCTTTGTGGTATGTAAATCGAAGCGGAATAAATATGAGTCATACTCAACACGTAACAAGTGCTACAATAATGAACTAATTTCATTAAAGGTCAAATTGTTCATCAATGGCTACAAATATAGATATTGCAAACTTGAGGTAAAACAAGGCCATACACATGTGTATGATTTGCAACTGCATGACATGGGTCTCAGATTTGCACCGGACAACGACGGAGTTTTGTCACCAACTGAATGGTTCCAAGTAGAGGTTAGGTATGTAGGTTCAATGGTGAATTCACTTCGTATAAAAAGCGGAATCCACGTATTCACGCACAAAAGTAGCATGGAAGATATTCAATTCAATGACCCTTATAAAAGAGAAAAGCAGTTTTTTTGGGTGTTGAATTTGTATACTTATGTTTGA
- the LOC127132294 gene encoding TMV resistance protein N isoform X2, with product MMKDKSYSVQVTTLPLNGTVGAFAPPHPLHQTSPLIRNLYKALTDKGIRTFIDDRELQRGKEITPSLVKAIEESRIVIPVFSTNYASSSFCLDELVHINECVNRKGRLVLPVFYGVDPSHVRHQTGSFGEGLDKLEDRFQNNMERLKNWKLALNQVANLSGYHFNIRNEYEYEFIGKIVQEVSNKIYRGPLHVAHYPVGLESRLLQLMSRLDVESDHGIQMLGIYGIGGLGKSTLARAVYNLIADRFECLCFLHNVRENSAKHGLEQLQEKILSKTVDLDIKIGDVSEGIPIIKQRLQRKKVLLILDDVDKLKQLQVMAGGLDWFGPGSIVIITTRDQHLLASHGIYKKYQVQALNKKESLELLSWKAFKHTAVASSYDDILDHAIAYASGLPLVLEVLGPNLFGKNIEEWKSILHMYERIPNREVQKKLKVSFDALEEDEQGVFLDIAYFFKGYDLREVKDILCAHHGQCIDYLIGVLVEKNLIKIIHLDSHATVTLHDLIEDMGKEIVRQESPKKPGKRSRLWFYEDIVKVFEENLGTSQIEIIYLKFPLFEEEVDNEEEVEWKGDELKKMKNLKTLIIKNGRFSRAPEQLPNSLRVLEWPGYPSKYMPCDFCPKKLSICKLSENGFTSFELSGSLKKRFLHLKKLNIDNSGCITQILDVSGLPNLEEFSFRKCENLVTVHDSIGFLNKLKILDAFGCSKLKSFPPLKLTSLEELELSYCKSLENFPEILGKMENLTDIFFVDTSIQELPFSFQNLTRLRNLRLWVREKRILQNNIPMKPKLLIDASGCLSPKPNDKLSSRVSSNLQTLGLPQCNPSNEFLSLILTWFANVEYVDLSGNNFTTLLKCLEECCFVISLNLNGCKYLREIHGIPPKLKRLSALQCKSLTAMSRSMLLNQEVHEYGGTEFILPSTSIPEWFEHRSRGPSISFWFRNKRPSVALFVVCKSKRNKYESYSTRNKCYNNELISLKVKLFINGYKYRYCKLEVKQGHTHVYDLQLHDMGLRFAPDNDGVLSPTEWFQVEVRYVGSMVNSLRIKSGIHVFTHKSSMEDIQFNDPYKREKQFFWVLNLYTYV from the exons ATGATGAAAGATAAGAGTTACAGTGTACAAGTTACAACTCTACCTCTGAACGGTACTGTCGGAGCCTTCGCTCCTCCGCACCCCCTGCATCAAACGTCTCCACTTATCA GAAATCTCTACAAAGCTCTCACTGACAAGGGAATCCGGACCTTCATTGATGACAGGGAGCTTCAGAGAGGGAAAGAAATCACACCCTCACTTGTAAAGGCAATTGAAGAATCAAGGATTGTCATTCCTGTGTTCTCTACCAACTATGCTTCTTCTTCATTTTGCTTAGATGAACTTGTCCATATCAATGAGTGTGTCAATAGGAAGGGTCGTTTGGTTTTACCTGTATTCTATGGCGTGGATCCTTCTCACGTGCGTCATCAAACTGGAAGCTTCGGAGAAGGATTGGATAAGCTGGAAGACAGGTTTCAAAATAACATGGAGAGGTTGAAGAATTGGAAGTTGGCTCTTAATCAAGTAGCTAACTTGTCTGGCTACCATTTCAATATTCG GAATGAATATGAATACGAGTTTATTGGGAAAATAGTCCAAGAGGTCTCCAACAAGATCTACCGTGGTCCTTTACATGTTGCACATTACCCCGTTGGACTCGAGTCTCGGCTACTTCAGTTAATGTCGCGTCTAGATGTTGAATCTGATCATGGAATCCAAATGTTGGGGATCTACGGAATTGGCGGATTAGGTAAAAGCACACTTGCACGGGCAGTTTATAATTTGATTGCCGACAGGTTTGAATGTTTATGTTTTCTCCATAATGTTAGAGAAAATTCAGCTAAACACGGCTTAGAACAACTCCAAGAGAAGATTCTTTCCAAAACAGTTGACTTGGATATTAAGATAGGAGATGTTAGTGAAGGAATTCCGATAATAAAGCAAAGGCTACAACGAAAGAAGGTTCTTTTGATTCTGGACGATGTTGACAAATTGAAGCAACTGCAAGTTATGGCTGGAGGACTTGATTGGTTCGGTCCTGGCAGCATAGTGATCATTACCACTCGAGACCAACATTTGCTAGCAAGTCATGGaatttataaaaaatatcaaGTCCAGGCATTAAATAAAAAAGAATCTCTTGAATTGCTCAGCTGGAAGGCTTTTAAACATACGGCAGTTGCTTCGAGCTATGATGACATTTTAGACCATGCAATAGCTTATGCTTCTGGCCTTCCATTGGTTTTAGAAGTATTAGGTCCCAACTTGTTTGGAAAGAATATAGAAGAATGGAAATCTATATTACATATGTATGAAAGGATTCCTAATAGAGAGGTCCAAAAGAAACTTAAAGTAAGCTTTGATGCTCTGGAGGAAGACGAGCAGGGTGTTTTTCTCGACATTGCATATTTCTTCAAAGGGTATGATTTGAGAGAGGTCAAAGATATACTTTGTGCTCATCATGGCCAATGCATAGACTATCTTATCGGTGTCTTGGTCGAGAAAAATCTCATCAAGATTATTCATTTGGATTCACATGCTACTGTGACATTACATGACTTAATAGAGGACATGGGTAAAGAAATTGTACGACAAGAATCACCCAAAAAGCCTGGAAAACGCAGTAGGTTGTGGTTCTATGAGGATATAGTTAAAGTTTTTGAAGAAAATTTG GGAACAAGTCAAATTGAAATTATATATTTGAAATTCCCACTATTTGAAGAGGAGGTCGACAACGAAGAAGAGGTAGAATGGAAAGGAGATGAACTGAAGAAGATGAAAAACCTCAAAACACTTATTATAAAAAATGGTCGCTTTTCTAGAGCTCCTGAACAACTTCCAAATAGTTTAAGAGTTTTGGAATGGCCTGGATATCCTTCAAAGTATATGCCATGTGATTTTTGTCCAAAGAAGCTTTCCATATGCAAGCTATCTGAAAATGGCtttacttcatttgagctgtcTGGCTCATTAAAAAAG AGGTTTCTACATCTGAAAAAGTTAAATATAGACAACTCTGGATGTATAACACAAATACTTGATGTATCTGGTCTCCCAAATTTAGAAGAATTTTCGTTTCGAAAATGTGAGAATTTAGTCACAGTTCACGATTCTATTGGGTTCCTCAATAAGTTGAAAATATTAGATGCATTTGGTTGCAGCAAGCTAAAGAGTTTTCCACCTTTGAAATTGACATCTCTAGAAGAATTGGAACTTTCATATTGTAAAAGTCTTGAGAATTTTCCTGAAATATTAGGAAAGATGGAAAATTTAACTGACATTTTTTTCGTGGACACCTCCATTCAAGAATTGCCATTCTCATTTCAAAATCTTACTCGACTTCGTAATTTAAGATTATGGGTACGCGAAAAGCGCATACTACAAAACAACATTCCCATGAAACCAAAACTATTGATCGATGCTTCAGGTTGTTTGTCGCCAAAACCAAATGATAAACTGAGCTCGAGAGTCTCTTCAAATCTACAAACGCTTGGACTCCCACAATGTAACCCGTCAAATGAATTTCTTTCATTAATTCTAACATGGTTTGCTAATGTGGAATATGTAGATCTATCAGGAAATAATTTCACAACTCTTCTGAAATGTCTCGAAGAATGCTGCTTTGTGATTTCCCTTAATTTGAATGGTTGCAAGTATCTTCGAGAAATTCATGGGATTCCACCAAAGTTAAAGCGTTTATCTGCATTACAATGCAAATCTTTGACAGCCATGAGTAGAAGCATGCTACTGAATCAg GAAGTGCATGAGTATGGAGGGACTGAGTTTATTTTGCCAAGTACAAGTATTCCAGAGTGGTTTGAGCACCGAAGTAGGGGACCATCAATTTCTTTTTGGTTTCGTAATAAACGCCCTTCCGTAGCTCTCTTTGTGGTATGTAAATCGAAGCGGAATAAATATGAGTCATACTCAACACGTAACAAGTGCTACAATAATGAACTAATTTCATTAAAGGTCAAATTGTTCATCAATGGCTACAAATATAGATATTGCAAACTTGAGGTAAAACAAGGCCATACACATGTGTATGATTTGCAACTGCATGACATGGGTCTCAGATTTGCACCGGACAACGACGGAGTTTTGTCACCAACTGAATGGTTCCAAGTAGAGGTTAGGTATGTAGGTTCAATGGTGAATTCACTTCGTATAAAAAGCGGAATCCACGTATTCACGCACAAAAGTAGCATGGAAGATATTCAATTCAATGACCCTTATAAAAGAGAAAAGCAGTTTTTTTGGGTGTTGAATTTGTATACTTATGTTTGA